A region from the Candidatus Electrothrix scaldis genome encodes:
- a CDS encoding contractile injection system tape measure protein, producing the protein MKNKSVPFSTHLIHTQTFNIHFSDQEQAETEQDKGLTDFIKDRLLQIVDEVFSDCCPDQTIISLDTLELDLGTIPSQGYRDEMEHRLRRELTKLLKNKINQLPKTAQGGERKLTAHQGRLEVIRYFLANGHLPWTVASEADPLESRLRNLLDESPDALLSLLTSLQGPDTALRRLVQQFPPDLVKRIQNLAAAGTTEQERKLAQHVTELLELVGLGTSSGNEKEQRLLRLLRQALFENRLDPLRRNWLELLRKHPQRLHEEIIKHGQQLEVRRHIARTFPDPMFADLLRLLEPSEHAFLEKVVFRPTLPPRTEEGASNDATEEKQRLLEFTLTYLLTERGSHFNKKAYLTSVLHRMAAHDNVETSSVLRSISTALAAVPSQSKVQQEILQLLREIQKSEDLGANSAVSPQQVQESQEKGAHKKNEESLFRTLLYRAFYEHFPARLRQQWQQLLKSHPHLLLQELRRHGQAAAVRHRIALKFNDSMFADLLHLLEPTQSDFLAEVVFHSALTSRKEQEPAGHDQRVREFTLTYLLTERGSQFNKNSYLASLLTRMAAHDNLDFTELVFSLHSALSSSRQHGTPIQKEILHFLSELQNDESDHLPAPNQEEIALLRRQKKYEWLAERLSGKKEMSQEEVAQFSRLLQELLTLHPALLQRLFDECSDIALGRFFTKAPLEALPALSAAFIGLTTRKQEGRGAEFLHAAEHFAGQAKSSRTYYRLLVEKLRTKEAIDFEEIITADQPKVDRRVEEKQQPEQQDSSGTPSDSGTSTTPHPALTRLLILLRQRGVHRELIRATERYATRAGDLDAFCELILACLEHDLPIDFEEIIEQSKKEKGQVKEPPASAPPDEDRESQAAQQEPEAISLPPALASVRSGVRLSQAEEQLIRLLYQKHLNQAQERELAELIRDLLDKSPARLRFLLESGLAARAEQAERLAAILPESQMSRIFLLLRPRDFLRIHQQAEQLALACSTGPFGVSTAKIQGLKRQFLSSYVLLPGLGQKDFLLAFLKFLQIHLNTSGRRNFLRDMQQAVLEQEGPPEQRKELTSILAKELGKSQPTASMDTDHGNDIGMLEEKPPHHPPVNQPETPPEEAFTEGIYLENSGMVLVATYLPRLFTMLGLLKKSEFTDSEAAERAVHLLQYLVEERCDRPEYLLVLNKILCGLEPGQPLIREITMSDTERQAIDGLLAAVIQHWGALGRTSVAGLREAFLQRGGTVRLQDDTWHLEVEEKAYDMLLDRLPWSYSLIKLPWMKRALYVQWRC; encoded by the coding sequence ATGAAAAATAAATCTGTCCCCTTTTCTACACACCTGATCCACACCCAGACCTTCAACATCCACTTCTCCGACCAGGAACAAGCCGAGACCGAGCAGGATAAGGGCCTGACCGATTTCATCAAAGATCGCCTTCTCCAGATCGTGGATGAGGTGTTCAGCGATTGCTGCCCGGACCAGACCATCATCTCTCTGGATACCCTGGAACTCGACTTGGGCACCATCCCCTCCCAAGGCTACCGGGATGAGATGGAGCATCGTCTGCGGCGGGAGCTCACCAAGCTCCTCAAAAATAAAATCAACCAGCTTCCGAAAACAGCACAGGGAGGAGAACGAAAACTCACTGCACACCAAGGACGCCTAGAGGTCATACGGTATTTTTTAGCAAACGGCCATCTCCCCTGGACCGTGGCTTCCGAGGCTGACCCTTTGGAGAGTCGTCTCCGCAACCTCCTGGACGAATCCCCTGATGCCCTGCTTTCCCTGCTCACCAGCCTGCAAGGCCCAGACACAGCCCTCCGACGTCTGGTGCAGCAATTCCCCCCAGATCTGGTCAAGCGGATACAGAACCTTGCTGCGGCAGGCACGACAGAACAAGAACGCAAACTCGCGCAACACGTCACTGAGCTCTTAGAATTAGTCGGACTCGGCACTTCCTCCGGTAATGAAAAGGAGCAACGGCTTCTTCGCCTGCTCCGGCAGGCCCTGTTTGAAAATCGGCTCGACCCTCTCCGTAGAAATTGGTTGGAACTTCTCCGCAAACATCCGCAACGCCTGCATGAAGAAATCATCAAACATGGACAGCAGCTTGAAGTACGACGGCACATCGCCCGTACCTTCCCCGATCCTATGTTTGCGGACCTGCTCCGGCTCCTGGAACCCAGCGAACATGCCTTTCTCGAAAAGGTCGTCTTCCGCCCTACCCTGCCGCCCAGAACAGAAGAAGGCGCCAGCAACGATGCGACCGAGGAAAAACAACGCCTCCTGGAATTCACCCTGACCTATCTCCTCACCGAGCGGGGCAGCCATTTTAACAAGAAAGCCTATCTGACCTCTGTGCTCCATCGCATGGCGGCCCATGATAACGTGGAGACCAGCTCGGTCCTTCGGTCCATCTCCACCGCCCTGGCTGCTGTCCCCAGCCAAAGCAAGGTCCAGCAGGAGATCCTCCAGTTGCTTCGGGAAATCCAGAAGAGCGAAGACTTGGGTGCAAATTCGGCTGTCAGCCCGCAACAGGTACAGGAAAGCCAGGAAAAAGGTGCTCACAAAAAAAATGAAGAGAGTTTATTCAGAACGCTGCTGTACAGGGCCTTTTATGAACATTTCCCTGCACGGCTTCGACAGCAATGGCAGCAATTACTGAAAAGCCATCCACATCTACTGCTTCAGGAACTGCGGCGACACGGGCAGGCTGCTGCGGTTCGGCACCGGATCGCCTTGAAATTCAACGATTCCATGTTTGCGGATCTCCTCCATTTGCTGGAGCCCACGCAATCTGATTTTCTTGCTGAGGTTGTATTTCATTCCGCCCTGACGAGCAGGAAGGAACAGGAGCCAGCAGGTCATGACCAACGAGTGCGAGAATTCACCCTGACCTATCTCCTGACGGAGCGGGGCAGTCAGTTCAACAAAAACTCCTACCTGGCCTCCCTCCTGACCAGGATGGCGGCCCATGACAATCTCGATTTCACCGAACTGGTGTTCTCCCTCCACAGCGCGCTTTCCTCCAGCAGGCAGCATGGCACGCCTATCCAAAAGGAAATACTCCATTTCCTCAGCGAATTACAGAACGATGAAAGCGACCATCTGCCTGCACCAAATCAGGAGGAAATAGCCCTCCTCCGCAGGCAGAAAAAGTATGAATGGCTGGCCGAACGACTCAGCGGAAAAAAAGAAATGAGCCAGGAAGAGGTCGCGCAGTTTTCCCGCCTCCTCCAGGAACTCCTCACCCTGCACCCTGCCCTGCTCCAGCGTCTGTTCGATGAATGCAGCGACATCGCCCTGGGCCGTTTTTTTACCAAAGCCCCGTTGGAAGCCCTGCCAGCACTGAGCGCAGCCTTCATCGGCTTGACAACCCGGAAGCAAGAAGGGAGAGGAGCAGAATTCCTCCACGCTGCGGAACACTTTGCTGGTCAAGCGAAATCTTCTCGGACCTACTACCGCTTGCTGGTGGAAAAACTACGGACAAAGGAGGCGATTGATTTCGAAGAAATCATCACGGCGGACCAACCGAAGGTTGACCGAAGAGTTGAAGAAAAACAGCAGCCAGAGCAACAAGATTCCTCTGGCACTCCCTCAGATTCTGGTACGAGTACGACCCCGCATCCGGCATTGACCCGGCTGCTCATCCTGCTCAGGCAACGGGGCGTCCATAGGGAGCTTATCCGGGCAACAGAACGATATGCCACCCGAGCTGGCGACCTAGATGCCTTTTGCGAGCTGATCCTGGCCTGCCTGGAGCATGACCTGCCCATTGACTTTGAAGAGATCATCGAACAGAGCAAGAAGGAAAAAGGACAGGTCAAAGAACCACCCGCATCCGCACCCCCGGATGAGGACAGGGAAAGCCAGGCAGCGCAACAGGAGCCAGAAGCCATCTCCCTGCCGCCAGCCTTGGCAAGCGTCCGTTCAGGTGTGCGTTTATCCCAGGCCGAGGAGCAGCTCATCCGGCTCCTCTACCAGAAGCATCTTAATCAGGCCCAAGAAAGAGAGCTGGCTGAGCTTATCAGGGACCTGCTGGATAAGAGCCCGGCCCGACTCCGTTTCCTGCTGGAAAGCGGCCTGGCCGCAAGAGCAGAGCAGGCAGAGCGGCTGGCAGCGATCCTGCCGGAATCACAGATGTCCCGGATCTTTCTCCTTCTCCGCCCGAGGGACTTCCTCCGCATCCACCAACAGGCGGAGCAGCTTGCCCTGGCCTGTAGCACAGGCCCCTTTGGGGTAAGCACGGCAAAAATCCAAGGACTAAAAAGACAATTTCTCAGCAGCTATGTCCTGCTTCCCGGCCTGGGACAGAAAGACTTTCTCCTTGCTTTTCTTAAATTTCTTCAGATACACTTAAACACATCAGGCCGAAGGAACTTTCTTAGGGATATGCAGCAGGCAGTTCTGGAGCAGGAAGGGCCGCCCGAACAGAGGAAGGAGCTTACGTCCATCCTGGCCAAGGAACTGGGGAAAAGCCAGCCCACAGCCTCGATGGATACGGATCATGGAAACGATATAGGGATGCTGGAGGAGAAACCACCCCACCATCCCCCTGTCAACCAACCCGAAACGCCGCCGGAAGAAGCCTTTACCGAGGGGATTTATCTGGAAAACAGTGGGATGGTTCTGGTCGCCACCTATCTGCCCCGCCTATTCACGATGTTAGGCCTGCTGAAGAAGTCGGAGTTTACGGATTCAGAGGCCGCAGAACGGGCAGTGCATCTGCTCCAATACCTGGTGGAAGAACGCTGTGACCGCCCGGAATACCTGCTGGTACTGAACAAGATCCTCTGTGGGCTGGAACCGGGACAGCCCCTGATTCGGGAGATTACGATGAGCGATACGGAACGCCAGGCCATTGACGGGCTGCTGGCAGCGGTGATCCAGCATTGGGGGGCCTTGGGCAGAACCTCGGTGGCGGGCCTCCGGGAGGCCTTCCTCCAACGCGGGGGCACGGTGCGGCTTCAGGACGATACCTGGCATCTTGAGGTGGAAGAAAAGGCCTATGATATGCTGCTGGATCGGCTGCCCTGGAGTTATTCTTTGATTAAACTGCCGTGGATGAAACGGGCCCTCTATGTGCAATGGCGATGTTAA
- a CDS encoding DUF4157 domain-containing protein, protein MRDFDRRDQNKTGYRPINNIAQKKKSSGGPSTIEDNRPETARMQAMQEMMANSTNPRLMQLKEMQDMINGSERVQQMTARQEVLQKKGPEDEEELQLKADKPVQRKGPDDEDMQLKAEEPVQKQGNRTGLPDDLKAGVENLSGLAMDDVRVRYNSGKPAQLNAHAYTQGTEIHVAPGQEKHLPHEAWHVVQQKEGRVRPTVQLKGGVAVNDDTGLEKEADVMGGKAVQGAVNRPEIVRASSRTQNRGQSSMQSRGSLIQTMMRRFIPSGKLQKFNPLAQAVKNDDKNKFSSLFRNMDQGKDEFISCNQTFKQARQYLNRNDPKGMYDWFNVSHETRLDTGMVAHNVGVFEKGKWVKKEGYHPTSQNDNSLQGPVNNKGNRRWVNHTRFDRARADHVEKKKSTTEKRDAAIEYTLNNFAQPPFARNSNVRLKNTQKNQLWNKKREYLKRKHSAYKKGKYQKADAPWYPGKRKRGVSPGRR, encoded by the coding sequence ATGAGAGATTTTGACCGCAGAGACCAGAACAAGACAGGCTACCGCCCCATCAACAATATAGCCCAGAAGAAAAAGAGCAGCGGCGGCCCTTCTACGATTGAAGACAATCGACCAGAGACCGCGCGAATGCAGGCGATGCAGGAGATGATGGCGAACAGCACCAATCCGCGCCTTATGCAGCTCAAGGAAATGCAGGATATGATTAACGGTAGCGAGCGGGTGCAGCAAATGACGGCCCGGCAGGAGGTCTTGCAGAAGAAGGGGCCGGAAGATGAGGAAGAGTTACAGTTAAAGGCGGATAAGCCGGTACAGCGGAAAGGACCGGACGATGAGGACATGCAGCTCAAAGCGGAAGAGCCGGTGCAGAAGCAGGGGAACCGGACGGGATTGCCGGATGATTTGAAGGCCGGGGTGGAGAATCTTTCCGGGTTGGCGATGGATGATGTGCGGGTGCGGTACAATTCCGGGAAGCCAGCCCAGCTCAATGCGCATGCCTACACCCAGGGCACGGAAATCCATGTTGCACCGGGGCAGGAGAAGCACCTGCCGCATGAGGCGTGGCATGTGGTGCAGCAGAAGGAGGGAAGGGTTCGGCCTACTGTGCAGTTGAAGGGTGGGGTGGCGGTGAATGATGATACGGGGTTGGAGAAGGAAGCGGATGTGATGGGGGGGAAGGCGGTTCAAGGAGCAGTAAATCGACCCGAGATTGTTCGCGCTAGCTCAAGAACCCAAAACCGTGGACAGTCCTCTATGCAGTCCCGGGGCTCCCTGATTCAGACGATGATGCGAAGGTTTATACCATCGGGTAAGTTACAAAAATTCAACCCACTCGCCCAAGCGGTTAAGAACGACGATAAGAACAAGTTCAGCAGTTTATTTAGGAATATGGACCAAGGTAAAGACGAATTTATCTCGTGCAACCAAACATTCAAACAGGCACGACAGTATCTTAACCGAAACGACCCCAAAGGGATGTACGATTGGTTTAATGTTTCGCACGAGACTCGACTTGACACTGGTATGGTAGCACACAACGTGGGGGTTTTCGAAAAGGGTAAGTGGGTTAAAAAGGAAGGCTATCACCCGACGTCTCAGAACGACAACTCCTTGCAAGGCCCTGTTAACAACAAAGGGAACAGACGTTGGGTCAATCATACGAGGTTTGATCGGGCTCGCGCTGATCATGTGGAGAAGAAAAAATCCACAACCGAGAAACGCGATGCAGCAATCGAGTACACGCTGAACAATTTTGCCCAACCGCCTTTCGCACGAAATAGCAATGTAAGGTTGAAAAATACCCAAAAGAACCAACTCTGGAACAAAAAGCGGGAATATCTTAAACGGAAACATAGTGCATATAAGAAAGGGAAATACCAAAAGGCAGATGCCCCTTGGTACCCAGGCAAACGAAAACGTGGAGTTAGCCCCGGCAGAAGATAA
- a CDS encoding transposase yields the protein MHNKNIKRIVQKELKKNYPNWNRLNRKTKKEISRKVLAQVAGEYDFKQEISASSDELLGVEQQVQTKGIISLDQMADIVNESKNNNIMKLCGKSRFAKYIKDEELRFIDQLLDNEIINRLLAYEGYSPAMRDLFPHNMFRAELLKTIKYPEISYRKFCDKEYLGLDRKQNRAFIGLSLREKAIIDHTQLSKFRHSLTFVQQINITVYILHHFLQSGMLGDHILHGVDSTELANECKIPLASLNINGQNIRIYSDLDSDCGKRRNKRDKSVYVVGYRLHTLTAIDTETGHSFPIISLLAPANHHDSHFLSLLVDVAQAMGVEVKLVTADTAYHDNDGSLHDKTGIYVTTPPCSTVSTPDNVDTANGTVFCHNECSVPMEYAGVDEDHHEYKCAANTGECLLKGSCPQCRSISLDRGFFQRIPYHVEQIREAHDIRKNCERPFNLLKHQTGLETVRVRGQSAITVRCTFSSISLLLLKMAGTRKKEPAKKSPQLPLFKMAA from the coding sequence ATGCATAATAAAAATATCAAACGTATCGTACAAAAAGAGCTCAAGAAAAACTATCCCAATTGGAACCGTCTGAATCGAAAAACCAAAAAAGAAATCTCTCGAAAAGTTCTTGCGCAGGTCGCAGGCGAGTATGATTTTAAACAGGAGATTTCAGCCTCGTCGGATGAGCTGCTCGGCGTGGAGCAACAGGTTCAGACAAAAGGCATTATCAGCCTTGACCAGATGGCTGATATTGTCAATGAATCAAAAAATAACAATATCATGAAGCTTTGCGGAAAAAGTCGTTTCGCCAAATATATCAAAGATGAAGAACTCCGGTTTATCGACCAGCTGCTTGACAACGAAATTATCAATCGCCTGTTAGCTTATGAGGGCTATAGTCCTGCTATGCGGGACTTATTTCCTCACAACATGTTTCGTGCCGAACTGCTCAAGACGATCAAGTATCCAGAAATAAGCTACCGAAAATTCTGTGATAAAGAATACCTCGGCCTTGACCGCAAACAGAACCGCGCCTTTATCGGATTGTCATTGCGTGAAAAAGCAATTATTGACCATACTCAGCTCAGCAAATTCCGTCATTCCCTTACATTTGTCCAACAAATTAATATTACGGTGTATATTTTGCACCATTTTTTGCAGTCCGGGATGCTTGGTGACCATATTCTGCACGGAGTGGACTCTACCGAACTGGCCAATGAATGTAAAATCCCCTTGGCTTCACTAAATATCAATGGCCAAAACATACGTATTTACAGTGATCTCGATAGCGACTGTGGAAAACGACGCAACAAGCGTGACAAATCTGTATACGTAGTCGGCTATCGTCTGCATACGTTAACCGCGATTGATACTGAAACCGGTCATAGTTTTCCGATTATCTCCCTGCTTGCACCGGCAAATCACCATGACAGCCATTTTCTTTCGCTTTTGGTTGATGTGGCGCAGGCTATGGGCGTTGAGGTGAAACTGGTCACCGCCGATACTGCCTATCATGACAATGACGGATCATTGCACGACAAAACAGGTATATACGTGACAACCCCACCCTGTTCCACAGTATCTACACCGGACAATGTTGATACCGCCAATGGCACGGTTTTCTGCCATAACGAATGTTCTGTTCCTATGGAGTATGCGGGCGTTGACGAAGATCATCACGAGTATAAATGCGCAGCAAATACAGGTGAATGCCTTCTTAAAGGAAGCTGCCCTCAATGTCGAAGCATATCATTAGACAGAGGCTTTTTCCAGCGAATACCTTACCATGTCGAGCAGATACGGGAGGCGCATGATATTCGCAAGAACTGTGAACGGCCTTTCAATCTGTTAAAGCATCAAACCGGTCTTGAAACCGTTCGGGTTCGCGGTCAGTCCGCAATCACAGTTCGATGTACGTTCAGCAGCATCTCTTTGTTATTGTTAAAAATGGCAGGAACCCGCAAAAAAGAACCTGCTAAAAAGTCACCGCAACTGCCGCTCTTCAAAATGGCAGCATAA
- a CDS encoding IS1380 family transposase: MKKKKNTTYRKSDLKINYIDITDDCLTSRSGLSLFIAYLHGISLFPIIESLFGDLRKSKKGASAVEIFKQIFCFMMDGTSRHLVYFDDLKADKGYAACIETSEDDMASSHTIKRFFGNFSFVKVFVFRRLLQKLFIWRLNITKPAVVELGIDTMVMENDDAECRHGVKPTYKKKKGFQPLQMNWGRFFVDAVFRGGDKHSNHGDTVQKMILHIVNRIRKEYRHDVPIVIRMDSGFFDQKIFEFCEQLGVGYICGGKMYKDIKEFASETTRWRRFAAPGKKDIWEYAEFGTKRGNWKQFRRAIYCRLCNHGSQLRLPGTGPDTVIITNLGRGGTIDELLEKAGVMSEYVSANAIVAGYHVRGSDELVNRGFKDFGHEQLPFTRFTPNAAWYYMLLVGFFLFESFKEDAASPVVSITAYASTVRRQLIDVAGKIVRHSGQVVLKVARCAFEGLQLAEMLKRCIEPPVLQH, from the coding sequence ATGAAGAAGAAAAAAAACACGACCTATCGAAAAAGTGACCTGAAAATTAATTATATTGACATAACTGACGACTGTTTGACCAGTCGGTCAGGTCTGTCTCTTTTTATAGCGTACCTGCATGGTATTTCATTATTCCCTATTATTGAGAGTTTGTTCGGCGATCTGAGAAAAAGCAAAAAAGGTGCATCGGCGGTTGAGATATTCAAGCAGATATTCTGTTTCATGATGGACGGAACCAGTCGACATCTGGTGTACTTTGACGATCTTAAGGCAGATAAGGGCTATGCCGCCTGTATAGAGACATCAGAGGATGACATGGCCTCCTCGCATACAATCAAGCGTTTTTTCGGCAATTTTTCTTTTGTTAAAGTGTTTGTTTTTCGACGTCTGCTGCAGAAACTGTTCATTTGGCGATTGAATATAACCAAGCCAGCCGTTGTTGAACTCGGCATTGATACAATGGTTATGGAAAACGATGACGCAGAGTGTCGACATGGAGTAAAACCGACCTATAAAAAAAAGAAAGGATTCCAGCCGTTACAGATGAACTGGGGAAGATTTTTTGTAGATGCGGTTTTTCGCGGTGGTGATAAGCACTCGAATCACGGTGACACTGTCCAAAAAATGATATTGCATATTGTGAATCGCATCAGAAAGGAATATCGACATGATGTCCCGATTGTTATCCGAATGGACAGTGGTTTTTTCGACCAGAAGATTTTTGAATTTTGTGAGCAACTTGGTGTTGGTTATATCTGTGGTGGGAAGATGTATAAAGATATAAAAGAATTTGCAAGTGAGACAACCCGTTGGAGGCGTTTTGCCGCACCCGGTAAGAAAGATATTTGGGAGTATGCGGAATTCGGCACTAAAAGGGGTAATTGGAAGCAATTTCGACGTGCTATATACTGTCGCCTGTGCAACCACGGGTCTCAGCTTCGGCTTCCAGGAACTGGTCCAGACACCGTGATCATTACAAATCTTGGGCGTGGCGGAACTATTGACGAACTTCTTGAAAAGGCGGGAGTTATGTCAGAATATGTAAGTGCCAACGCTATTGTTGCAGGGTATCATGTACGCGGTAGCGACGAGTTGGTTAACCGAGGTTTCAAGGATTTTGGCCATGAACAACTGCCGTTCACTCGATTCACTCCAAACGCTGCGTGGTATTACATGCTACTGGTCGGCTTTTTTCTTTTTGAATCATTCAAAGAGGATGCAGCTTCTCCCGTAGTTTCAATAACAGCCTATGCATCAACAGTGCGCCGTCAACTGATAGATGTAGCGGGTAAAATTGTCAGGCACAGCGGTCAGGTTGTATTAAAAGTGGCCCGGTGTGCTTTTGAAGGGCTTCAATTAGCCGAAATGTTAAAAAGGTGTATTGAGCCCCCTGTGTTACAACACTAG
- the fbp gene encoding class 1 fructose-bisphosphatase, with protein sequence MPKRKGITVSRQIMDSQRMHPEATGELTGLLNELIVAAKIISAEVNMAGLAGILGQSGKTNVQGEDVQKLDDFANRTIKRRMEQCGYICIMGSEEDEDVIPVLDGYEGKYTLAFDPLDGSSNIDVNVSIGTIFSVHRRKSKGKQGDMSDLLQAGSEQVAAGYIIYGSSTVLVYTTGHGDGVHGFTLDPSVGEFFLSHPDITIPKQAKYYSINEAYSRYWYDEAREYVDKLKDMDEKGECSYSLRYIGSLVADFHRNLIKGGVFLYPRDKKSTDKPDGKLRLLYEAAPLAMIAEEAGGLAITDDGRRIMDIEPKDLHQRVALIIGSHDEVAMAEEYFKKG encoded by the coding sequence ATGCCGAAAAGAAAAGGTATTACAGTCAGCAGACAGATCATGGACAGCCAGCGGATGCATCCGGAAGCCACCGGCGAGCTCACTGGTCTGCTCAATGAACTTATTGTAGCGGCAAAGATTATCAGCGCTGAGGTAAATATGGCCGGTCTTGCCGGGATTCTGGGGCAATCGGGCAAAACCAATGTGCAGGGCGAGGATGTCCAGAAACTGGATGATTTTGCTAATCGCACCATCAAGCGCAGGATGGAACAATGCGGTTATATCTGCATTATGGGTTCGGAAGAGGATGAAGACGTGATTCCGGTCCTGGACGGCTATGAAGGAAAGTACACCCTGGCCTTTGATCCCCTGGACGGCTCCTCCAATATTGATGTCAATGTCAGTATCGGGACGATTTTTTCTGTCCATCGCCGGAAAAGCAAGGGCAAGCAGGGCGATATGTCGGACCTGCTGCAAGCTGGTAGTGAGCAGGTGGCTGCCGGTTATATTATCTATGGTTCCAGCACGGTGCTGGTTTACACCACCGGGCATGGTGACGGGGTGCATGGTTTTACCCTGGATCCCAGCGTGGGCGAGTTTTTTCTCTCCCATCCTGATATCACTATCCCTAAACAGGCAAAATATTACAGCATCAACGAGGCGTACTCACGCTATTGGTATGATGAGGCCCGTGAATACGTTGATAAATTGAAAGACATGGATGAAAAGGGCGAGTGCTCCTATAGTCTGCGCTATATCGGTTCCTTAGTGGCAGATTTTCATCGTAATTTAATTAAAGGTGGTGTGTTCCTCTATCCCAGGGACAAGAAGAGCACCGACAAACCCGATGGTAAATTGCGCCTGCTCTACGAGGCTGCTCCGTTGGCAATGATTGCGGAAGAGGCCGGAGGTCTGGCGATTACCGATGACGGACGCCGGATTATGGATATTGAGCCCAAGGATCTGCATCAGCGGGTGGCCCTTATTATCGGGTCCCATGATGAGGTGGCTATGGCGGAAGAGTATTTTAAGAAGGGGTGA
- a CDS encoding leucyl aminopeptidase, which produces MIFELNQKEPELFSGDLLVYFIQETGEKAVPCSSKAVRRELKLAWKSGDFTGKKGQTFLFYPSVTAKHPAAYRVLAVGLGKLADVPDKNILREQIRLAAGTAVKQVTGRKIKSMMAVLPEKTGLDDQEVAECLTEGLILGSYRFDKYKSKKEGQDELTEIEAFSLQVGALNSKAAQKGMDLGKKAADAACRARDMANEPGNGWPPVKFAEFAQKLARKHKLFCEVIEKDAMEKLGMGGILGVNQGSALPPKLVILKYEGGKKTDPTLMLVGKGLTFDSGGISLKPGLGMEDMKYDMCGGAAVICAMQAIAQERPKGINVVALVPSTENLPASTALKPGDIITHYGGKTSEIINTDAEGRLILADALAYGIATYSPDAVIDLATLTGAVIIGLGNHRTGLLSTDDTLSEQILTAGDRAGEPLWRLPLGPEYSEQIKSQVADIKNTGGRGGGTITAAAYLQEFVGDTPWAHLDIAGTAWNFTEKSYIPKGPSGIAVRTLVDLVRHWQGKKKEG; this is translated from the coding sequence ATGATATTTGAGTTGAATCAAAAGGAACCAGAGCTGTTCAGCGGGGATCTGCTGGTCTATTTTATTCAGGAAACCGGGGAGAAAGCGGTTCCTTGTTCGTCCAAGGCCGTGCGTAGGGAGTTGAAGCTCGCCTGGAAGAGCGGTGATTTTACCGGAAAGAAGGGGCAGACCTTTTTGTTTTATCCCTCTGTAACAGCAAAACACCCGGCTGCTTACCGGGTCTTGGCTGTCGGCCTGGGGAAACTCGCCGACGTGCCCGATAAAAATATTCTGCGTGAGCAGATCAGGCTGGCAGCCGGGACAGCTGTGAAGCAGGTAACAGGCCGTAAGATCAAGAGCATGATGGCTGTCCTGCCAGAGAAAACTGGTTTAGATGATCAAGAGGTTGCTGAATGCCTGACCGAGGGGCTTATTCTGGGGAGCTACCGTTTTGATAAGTATAAGAGCAAGAAAGAAGGACAGGATGAGTTGACTGAGATTGAAGCCTTTTCCCTTCAGGTTGGCGCGCTCAATTCCAAGGCTGCCCAGAAGGGAATGGACCTGGGGAAGAAGGCAGCCGATGCGGCCTGTCGGGCCAGGGATATGGCCAATGAGCCGGGCAATGGCTGGCCTCCAGTGAAATTTGCAGAATTTGCTCAGAAGCTGGCACGGAAGCATAAGCTCTTTTGTGAGGTCATTGAAAAAGATGCTATGGAAAAACTGGGTATGGGCGGTATCCTAGGCGTGAATCAGGGCTCTGCCTTGCCACCCAAGTTGGTTATTCTGAAATACGAGGGAGGAAAGAAAACAGATCCGACCCTGATGCTGGTAGGAAAGGGGCTGACCTTTGATTCCGGTGGTATCAGCCTGAAGCCGGGCCTGGGCATGGAGGATATGAAGTACGATATGTGCGGTGGTGCTGCGGTTATCTGCGCTATGCAGGCCATTGCTCAGGAGCGCCCTAAGGGGATTAATGTGGTGGCCTTGGTTCCTTCCACAGAGAACCTGCCAGCTTCCACCGCTCTGAAGCCCGGTGATATTATCACCCATTACGGTGGCAAAACCTCGGAGATTATCAATACCGATGCCGAGGGGCGCCTGATCCTTGCTGATGCCTTGGCCTACGGCATTGCAACCTATAGCCCTGATGCGGTTATTGACCTGGCAACTCTGACCGGGGCTGTTATTATTGGTCTTGGCAATCACCGTACTGGTCTGCTGTCCACCGATGACACCTTGTCTGAGCAGATCCTGACGGCCGGAGATCGGGCTGGGGAGCCTCTTTGGCGCCTACCCTTGGGACCTGAGTATTCAGAGCAGATCAAATCCCAGGTGGCTGATATTAAGAACACTGGTGGCCGGGGAGGGGGCACCATTACCGCTGCGGCCTACCTTCAGGAATTTGTCGGGGATACACCTTGGGCCCACCTGGATATCGCCGGGACGGCCTGGAATTTTACCGAGAAGAGTTACATACCCAAGGGGCCTTCCGGGATAGCGGTTCGTACCCTGGTGGATCTGGTTCGCCATTGGCAGGGGAAAAAGAAGGAGGGGTGA